Proteins encoded within one genomic window of Amycolatopsis sp. 2-15:
- a CDS encoding M23 family metallopeptidase, with the protein MRWLDVLRRAAARTRLVVVAALVLLSVLPGAWAGRALADVPPAPNVGAQAGRLAWPLTPRPKVTRFFEPPATVYGPGHRGVDLEAAAGQQVLAADMGVVIFAGEVGGHGVVAVDHDGGLRTTYLPVTPGVATGDQVYRGQPLGTVAAGHPGCPTATCLHWGARKGEEYIDPLALVGVPGRVRLKPWADPP; encoded by the coding sequence ATGCGCTGGCTCGACGTGCTGCGCCGAGCTGCGGCGCGGACCCGGCTCGTGGTGGTCGCCGCGTTGGTGCTGCTCAGCGTGTTGCCCGGCGCGTGGGCCGGGCGGGCACTCGCCGATGTCCCGCCCGCGCCGAATGTCGGCGCGCAAGCGGGGCGGTTGGCCTGGCCGCTCACGCCTCGGCCGAAGGTCACCCGGTTCTTCGAGCCGCCCGCCACGGTCTACGGGCCCGGCCATCGTGGCGTCGACCTGGAAGCCGCTGCGGGGCAACAGGTTCTCGCGGCCGACATGGGCGTCGTGATCTTCGCGGGAGAGGTCGGGGGCCACGGCGTCGTCGCGGTGGACCACGACGGTGGCCTTCGCACGACCTACCTGCCGGTCACTCCGGGCGTGGCCACCGGCGACCAGGTCTACCGCGGCCAGCCGCTGGGCACGGTGGCCGCCGGGCACCCCGGCTGTCCCACCGCCACGTGCCTGCACTGGGGTGCCCGCAAAGGAGAGGAGTACATCGACCCGCTGGCCCTCGTCGGCGTGCCGGGCCGAGTCCGGCTGAAACCGTGGGCCGACCCGCCGTGA
- a CDS encoding FliA/WhiG family RNA polymerase sigma factor, producing the protein MTSTPQVTDAGLSTAGGEGAVSEDGRPGHDVDAGIQALWQQFADKPDQASRDRLVLHYAPLVKYVAGRVGTGLPTHVDVGDLVQSGIFGLVDAIEKFEPARGLRFETYAMQRIRGAILDDLRSQDWVPRAVRSKAKEAERALERLGARLHRTPTDAELATELNIGLDDLRDFYGQLQLTSVVALEDLVAAGKDSGSLVDTIPDDGAVDPVAVLVDQDNRRQLAEAIAQLTERDKIVVSLYYFESLTLAEIGKVLGVTESRVSQLHTRAVMRLRAKLTEQPST; encoded by the coding sequence ATGACCTCCACGCCGCAAGTCACGGACGCCGGGCTGAGCACTGCCGGAGGCGAGGGCGCCGTCAGCGAGGACGGGCGCCCCGGTCATGACGTCGACGCGGGCATCCAGGCCTTGTGGCAGCAGTTCGCCGACAAGCCGGACCAGGCGTCGCGCGACCGGCTGGTGCTGCACTACGCGCCCCTGGTGAAGTACGTCGCCGGCCGGGTGGGCACGGGCCTGCCGACGCACGTCGACGTCGGCGACCTCGTGCAGTCAGGCATCTTCGGTCTCGTCGACGCGATCGAGAAGTTCGAGCCCGCGCGCGGGCTGCGGTTCGAGACCTACGCGATGCAGCGCATCCGCGGCGCGATCCTCGACGACCTGCGCTCCCAGGACTGGGTGCCCCGCGCCGTGCGCAGCAAGGCGAAGGAGGCCGAGCGCGCCCTCGAACGCCTCGGCGCGCGCCTGCACCGCACCCCCACCGACGCCGAGCTGGCCACCGAGCTCAACATCGGCCTCGACGACCTGCGCGACTTCTACGGCCAGCTCCAGCTCACCAGCGTCGTCGCGCTGGAAGACCTCGTCGCGGCGGGCAAGGACAGCGGCTCGCTCGTTGACACGATCCCCGACGACGGCGCCGTCGACCCGGTCGCCGTCCTCGTCGACCAGGACAACCGCCGCCAGCTCGCGGAGGCCATCGCCCAGCTGACCGAGCGCGACAAGATCGTGGTCAGCCTCTACTACTTCGAAAGCCTCACGCTCGCCGAGATCGGCAAGGTCCTGGGCGTCACGGAGTCCCGCGTGAGCCAGCTCCACACCCGCGCCGTGATGCGGCTGCGCGCCAAGCTCACGGAGCAGCCCAGCACCTGA
- a CDS encoding tyrosine recombinase XerC — protein sequence MSSASARRDAASRASGHRKGPQRPDLRAVREGLPGPERALVAEYERHLALERGLSPHTVRAYVGDVVSLLGFLTAAEDGDRGLADLDIGLLRAWLAGQRADGAGRTTLARRAAAARTFTAWAHRQGALTADPGGRLAAPRAHRTLPGVLRADQADELMQAAAMGAEQRDPVALRDRALVELLYASGIRVSELCGLDVGAVDFGRRVVSVIGKGDKERTVPFGVPAAEALTTWLDAGRPELAGPKSEQALFLGVRGSRLDPRAARRVVHEAVAAVPGALDMGPHGLRHSAATHLLEGGADLRSVQELLGHATLATTQLYTHVTVDRLKAIHDRAHPRA from the coding sequence ATGTCGTCAGCGAGCGCTCGCCGGGACGCCGCTTCGCGCGCGTCGGGGCATCGGAAAGGGCCGCAGCGGCCGGATCTGCGGGCGGTGCGCGAGGGGTTGCCCGGGCCGGAGCGCGCGTTGGTGGCCGAGTACGAACGGCATCTGGCGCTGGAGCGTGGGCTGTCTCCGCACACGGTGCGGGCGTACGTGGGCGACGTGGTCTCGCTGCTGGGGTTCCTGACCGCGGCGGAGGACGGGGACCGCGGGCTCGCCGATCTCGACATCGGGCTGCTGCGCGCGTGGCTGGCCGGCCAGCGGGCCGACGGTGCGGGCCGGACCACTTTGGCGCGGCGGGCGGCGGCGGCGCGGACGTTCACCGCGTGGGCCCACCGCCAAGGCGCGCTGACAGCGGACCCGGGTGGCCGGCTCGCGGCGCCGCGGGCGCACCGGACGTTGCCGGGTGTGCTGCGAGCCGATCAGGCCGACGAGTTGATGCAGGCGGCCGCGATGGGAGCCGAGCAGCGGGATCCGGTTGCGCTGCGTGACCGTGCGCTCGTCGAGCTGCTCTACGCGAGTGGCATCCGGGTGTCGGAGCTGTGTGGTTTGGATGTCGGCGCGGTCGATTTCGGGCGGCGTGTCGTCTCGGTGATCGGGAAGGGGGACAAGGAGCGGACGGTGCCGTTCGGCGTTCCAGCGGCCGAGGCGCTCACCACGTGGCTCGACGCGGGGCGCCCGGAACTGGCCGGCCCGAAGTCGGAACAGGCCCTGTTCCTGGGGGTTCGCGGTAGCCGGCTCGATCCCCGCGCGGCGCGGCGCGTGGTGCACGAGGCGGTGGCCGCGGTGCCCGGAGCACTCGACATGGGGCCACACGGATTACGCCACTCCGCCGCGACCCATCTGCTGGAAGGAGGTGCCGATCTCAGGAGCGTTCAGGAACTGCTCGGTCACGCTACGCTTGCCACGACCCAGCTCTACACTCACGTGACCGTCGATCGGCTGAAGGCGATCCATGACCGAGCACACCCACGGGCCTGA
- the dprA gene encoding DNA-processing protein DprA, whose translation MTALPTEQPVATATDEERLARAYLLRVGEPPAPALVAFVGERGPVEAAARVRSGDCPDKVRRETAARREVDLAEQDLETAARTQARLVVPEDHEWPAWPLLSLAVASGRGVENVAAPLGLWVRGGANLAKAADRAVAVVGARLATNYGEHNSAEFAHGLATRGVPVFSGAALGIDGAAHRGALGAGGVTVAVLGCAVDIGYPAGHVDLLKRIADNGGAVVSEYAPGTPPARHRFLVRNRLIAGLTDGTVVIEAGIRSGARNTATTAGALGKVVMALPGPVQSANSAGCHALIRDCKATLVTSVDEVIDTVGRFGPAPEPENPRPRRPTDVLAPEALRVYEALVPRAGRSADQVATESGVPVDRVRALLPELEIDGFAVRGDTGWRRIVRSAPK comes from the coding sequence ATGACGGCCTTGCCGACCGAACAGCCCGTCGCCACCGCGACCGACGAAGAGCGCCTCGCCCGCGCGTACCTGCTGCGCGTCGGCGAGCCCCCGGCGCCGGCGTTGGTCGCGTTCGTGGGGGAGCGCGGCCCGGTCGAGGCCGCGGCCCGCGTGCGCAGCGGCGACTGCCCCGACAAGGTCCGCCGCGAAACCGCCGCCCGCCGCGAAGTCGACCTGGCCGAACAAGACCTGGAGACGGCCGCGAGAACTCAAGCCCGCTTGGTCGTGCCCGAGGATCACGAATGGCCGGCGTGGCCGTTGCTCTCTCTGGCGGTCGCGAGTGGACGCGGAGTCGAGAACGTCGCGGCCCCGCTCGGCCTCTGGGTCCGCGGCGGCGCGAACCTCGCGAAAGCGGCCGATCGCGCGGTCGCCGTCGTCGGGGCGCGCCTCGCGACCAACTACGGCGAACACAACTCCGCCGAGTTCGCTCACGGCCTCGCCACCCGCGGCGTCCCGGTCTTCTCCGGCGCCGCCCTCGGCATCGACGGCGCCGCCCACCGGGGTGCCCTCGGCGCCGGCGGCGTCACGGTCGCCGTGCTGGGCTGTGCCGTCGACATCGGCTACCCGGCCGGCCACGTCGACCTGCTCAAGCGCATTGCCGACAATGGTGGCGCCGTCGTCAGCGAGTACGCCCCCGGCACGCCGCCCGCGCGCCATCGCTTCCTCGTCCGCAACCGCCTCATCGCCGGCCTCACCGACGGCACCGTCGTCATCGAAGCCGGCATCCGCAGCGGCGCCCGCAACACCGCCACCACCGCGGGCGCACTCGGCAAGGTCGTGATGGCGCTGCCGGGCCCCGTCCAATCCGCCAACTCGGCCGGCTGCCACGCCCTCATCCGCGACTGCAAGGCCACCCTCGTCACCTCCGTCGACGAGGTGATCGACACCGTCGGCCGGTTCGGCCCCGCACCCGAACCGGAAAACCCCAGGCCGCGTCGCCCCACCGACGTCCTCGCCCCGGAAGCCCTCCGCGTCTACGAAGCACTCGTCCCGCGCGCCGGCCGCTCGGCCGACCAGGTCGCCACCGAATCGGGCGTCCCGGTCGACCGCGTGCGCGCCCTGCTGCCCGAGCTGGAAATCGACGGCTTCGCCGTCCGCGGCGACACCGGCTGGCGCCGCATCGTCCGCTCGGCACCGAAGTGA
- a CDS encoding YifB family Mg chelatase-like AAA ATPase: MPIAKAWSVALLGIEGRVIEIEADLGGGLSRVTLVGLPDAGLKEAKDRVRSAVRNSGQPWPDGKVTLGLSPANLPKVGSGYDLGIAAAVLAANGAVPATKLLRTILLGELALDGRVRPVRGVLPGLLAARAAGYERAVVPSESLYEAALVDGLEVAGVSRLADLVAWLKGEGELESSPEPIAAEPPEVPDLADVVGQPEARWALEVAAAGGHHLLLTGPPGVGKTMLAKRLPGLLPALSQEESLQVTAIHSIDGSLSKASPLVTVPPFVAPHHSITVAALVGGGSGIATPGAISRAHRGVLFLDEVCEFSGHRLDSLRTVLEEGEVRIARTKGSVRYPARFQLILATNPCPCAPPRETDCICSPIVRRRYLGRISGPLLDRVDLRVRLRPLTAISAHQSAAPESSETVRTRVLAARDRAAHRWRTHGWRANSDVPGPVLRREFVLPSATTVLLDRALDRGLLTARGADRCLRIAWTLADLSATPHPTPDHVAAALDFRERTAA; the protein is encoded by the coding sequence ATGCCCATCGCCAAAGCCTGGAGCGTCGCGCTGCTCGGCATCGAAGGCCGCGTGATCGAGATCGAGGCCGACCTGGGTGGCGGGCTCAGCCGGGTGACCCTGGTCGGCCTGCCCGACGCCGGTCTGAAAGAAGCCAAGGACCGCGTGCGCTCAGCTGTCCGCAACTCAGGCCAGCCCTGGCCCGACGGCAAAGTCACCCTCGGCCTCTCGCCCGCGAACCTCCCCAAGGTCGGCTCCGGCTACGACCTCGGCATCGCCGCCGCGGTGCTCGCGGCGAACGGAGCTGTCCCGGCCACAAAACTCCTCCGCACCATCCTCCTCGGCGAGCTGGCCCTCGACGGCCGCGTCCGCCCCGTCCGCGGTGTCCTGCCCGGGCTCCTGGCCGCGAGAGCTGCCGGCTACGAGCGAGCCGTCGTCCCGTCGGAGTCGCTCTACGAAGCCGCGCTCGTCGACGGCCTCGAAGTCGCCGGCGTCTCGCGCCTGGCCGACCTCGTCGCGTGGCTCAAGGGTGAAGGCGAGCTCGAGTCGAGCCCCGAGCCGATCGCAGCCGAGCCGCCGGAGGTACCGGACCTCGCCGACGTCGTCGGCCAGCCCGAAGCCCGCTGGGCACTGGAGGTCGCCGCCGCAGGCGGACACCACTTGCTGCTCACCGGTCCACCGGGCGTCGGCAAGACCATGCTCGCCAAACGGCTGCCGGGCCTGCTCCCCGCGCTGTCCCAGGAAGAATCTCTGCAGGTCACAGCCATTCACTCCATCGACGGCTCCCTGTCGAAGGCGTCGCCGCTGGTGACCGTGCCGCCGTTCGTCGCACCGCATCACTCGATCACCGTCGCGGCGCTCGTCGGCGGGGGCAGCGGCATCGCGACGCCCGGCGCCATCAGCCGGGCCCACCGCGGCGTGCTGTTCCTGGACGAGGTTTGCGAGTTCAGCGGCCACCGCCTCGACTCACTGCGCACCGTCCTCGAAGAAGGCGAGGTCCGCATCGCCCGCACCAAGGGCTCCGTCCGCTACCCGGCCCGCTTTCAGCTCATCCTGGCCACCAACCCGTGCCCCTGCGCGCCGCCGCGTGAGACCGACTGCATCTGCTCGCCGATCGTCCGCCGGCGCTACCTCGGGCGGATCTCGGGACCGCTGCTGGACCGTGTCGACCTCCGCGTGCGCCTGCGTCCGCTGACCGCGATCTCCGCTCATCAGTCCGCGGCACCCGAATCGTCCGAAACAGTCCGCACCCGCGTTCTGGCCGCCCGCGACCGCGCCGCCCACCGTTGGCGCACGCACGGCTGGCGCGCCAACTCCGACGTCCCCGGTCCCGTTCTCCGTCGTGAGTTCGTGCTGCCGTCGGCGACCACCGTTCTGCTCGACCGCGCCCTCGATCGCGGCCTCCTCACGGCCCGAGGCGCCGACCGTTGCCTCCGCATCGCCTGGACGCTCGCCGACCTCTCCGCCACACCCCACCCGACCCCCGACCACGTCGCCGCCGCCCTCGACTTCCGCGAAAGGACCGCCGCATGA
- a CDS encoding YraN family protein has translation MNDGPDPGAQWRRAFGRWGEDLAARHLQNAGLVVLSRNWLCREGELDLVLADGDKVVFCEVKTRATNAYGTPAESVTAEKITRVHRAAQRWLRAHRVGWCRTRYDVVTVFAPAGAHPQVHHIAGAF, from the coding sequence ATGAACGACGGCCCGGACCCGGGTGCCCAGTGGCGCCGCGCGTTCGGCCGCTGGGGCGAAGACCTGGCGGCCCGGCACCTGCAGAACGCGGGCCTGGTGGTGCTCAGCCGCAACTGGCTCTGCCGCGAAGGCGAACTGGACCTCGTGCTGGCCGACGGCGACAAGGTCGTCTTTTGCGAGGTCAAAACCCGCGCCACCAACGCCTACGGCACCCCCGCGGAATCCGTGACGGCCGAAAAGATCACCCGCGTCCACCGCGCCGCCCAACGCTGGCTGCGCGCCCACCGCGTCGGCTGGTGCCGCACCCGCTACGACGTTGTGACCGTCTTCGCCCCCGCCGGGGCCCACCCGCAAGTCCACCACATCGCGGGAGCCTTCTGA
- a CDS encoding DUF2469 domain-containing protein, whose protein sequence is MSAEDLEKYETEMELSLYREYRDIVGQFSYVVETERRFYLANAVDVQVRDGGGEVYFEVRMSDAWVWDMYRPARFVKHVRVITFKDVNVEELDKPDLRLPEDGPFSG, encoded by the coding sequence ATGAGCGCAGAGGATCTCGAGAAGTACGAGACCGAGATGGAGCTCTCGCTGTACCGCGAGTACCGCGACATCGTCGGCCAGTTCTCGTACGTGGTGGAGACCGAGCGGCGGTTCTACCTGGCCAACGCAGTCGACGTACAGGTACGCGACGGCGGCGGCGAGGTGTACTTCGAGGTCCGCATGTCGGACGCGTGGGTCTGGGACATGTACCGCCCCGCCCGCTTCGTGAAGCACGTCCGCGTCATCACGTTCAAGGACGTCAACGTGGAGGAACTCGACAAACCCGACCTGCGCCTCCCTGAGGACGGCCCCTTCTCGGGCTGA
- a CDS encoding ribonuclease HII, with product MTVPAPRIPAEPLRPPRAVVRGELFWGLQGALERRGLGPVAGVDEAGAGACAGPLVVASCVLRPGDGARLPELTDSKLLTSKARDRVYDLVLKRALDYAVIVIPSEQVDLLGIRVMNLEGMRRAVAALRDHPGYVLTDGFPVPGIPAPNVAVIKGDRSVASIAAASVLAKVTRDRIMAGLHDELPHYGFDVHKGYSTTDHLRALTEHGPSPAHRWSYTNVATVALAHGLTPPHPVVLTYAALESAASEAATEENGSRENPSAPVRALARSVGKNERSAAGAARRTRGGARIS from the coding sequence GTGACCGTTCCCGCTCCCCGAATCCCGGCCGAACCCCTCCGGCCGCCGCGCGCCGTCGTGCGTGGCGAGCTGTTCTGGGGTCTGCAGGGTGCTCTCGAACGCCGTGGCCTGGGGCCGGTCGCCGGGGTGGACGAGGCCGGCGCCGGTGCGTGCGCGGGCCCGCTCGTGGTGGCCTCCTGCGTGCTGCGCCCGGGCGACGGCGCGCGGCTGCCGGAGCTCACCGACTCGAAGCTGCTCACCTCGAAGGCCCGTGACCGCGTCTACGACCTGGTCCTCAAGCGCGCTCTCGACTACGCGGTGATCGTGATCCCGTCCGAACAGGTCGACCTGCTCGGCATCCGGGTGATGAACCTCGAGGGGATGCGGCGCGCGGTCGCCGCTCTGCGCGACCATCCCGGGTATGTGCTCACCGACGGTTTCCCGGTGCCGGGCATCCCGGCGCCCAACGTCGCGGTCATCAAGGGCGACCGCAGCGTCGCGAGCATCGCCGCGGCGTCGGTCCTCGCGAAGGTGACGCGCGACCGCATCATGGCCGGCCTGCACGACGAGCTCCCGCACTACGGCTTCGACGTGCACAAGGGCTACAGCACCACCGACCACCTGCGCGCTCTCACCGAGCACGGCCCGAGCCCAGCGCACCGCTGGTCCTACACGAATGTGGCCACGGTGGCCCTCGCACACGGACTCACCCCACCGCACCCGGTCGTGCTCACCTACGCTGCTCTGGAGAGCGCGGCTTCGGAAGCCGCCACAGAGGAGAATGGTTCTCGGGAAAACCCGAGCGCGCCGGTCCGTGCCCTGGCCCGCTCGGTGGGTAAGAATGAACGCTCCGCCGCCGGAGCAGCAAGACGAACGCGAGGAGGGGCGCGGATTTCATGA
- the lepB gene encoding signal peptidase I produces MVDPVPQSAAEDDPDDSEQSHSEDRRGSHRRGKPQKKRSFWKELPILIAIALVLTILIQAFLAKVFMIPSGSMEATLHGCPGCTGDRILVDRVTYDFTDPSPGDVVVFKGPPAWTENEIAPQESGNIIVRGLRGLGSLVGFAPPDERDFVKRVIAVGGQTVQCCDPQNRVIVDGKALDEPYIHWENPDHAMQDSFAPVKVPQGTLWVMGDNRNNSEDSRYQGGGGANGAVPVDDVIGKARIIVFPPGRWGGVSDHDPQADAQPVALGAPAWQDGLPLGLGFAAAVPTLFVGRRVKAGLGKARR; encoded by the coding sequence GTGGTCGACCCCGTGCCCCAAAGCGCCGCTGAGGACGACCCCGACGACTCGGAGCAGTCTCATTCCGAGGATCGTCGGGGGTCTCACCGGCGGGGCAAGCCTCAGAAGAAGCGGTCGTTCTGGAAGGAACTGCCGATCCTGATCGCGATCGCCCTGGTGCTCACGATCCTGATCCAGGCCTTCCTGGCGAAGGTCTTCATGATCCCCTCGGGATCCATGGAGGCCACGCTTCACGGCTGCCCCGGCTGCACGGGCGACCGGATTCTGGTCGACCGCGTCACCTACGACTTCACGGACCCCTCGCCGGGTGACGTGGTCGTGTTCAAGGGTCCGCCCGCGTGGACCGAGAACGAGATCGCGCCGCAGGAATCCGGCAACATCATCGTCCGCGGCCTGCGGGGTCTCGGCTCGTTGGTGGGCTTTGCCCCGCCGGACGAGCGCGACTTCGTGAAGCGCGTGATCGCCGTCGGCGGCCAGACCGTGCAGTGCTGCGATCCGCAGAACCGCGTGATCGTCGACGGCAAGGCGCTCGACGAGCCGTACATCCACTGGGAGAACCCCGACCACGCGATGCAGGACTCGTTCGCGCCGGTCAAGGTGCCGCAGGGCACCCTGTGGGTGATGGGCGACAACCGCAACAACTCCGAAGACTCGCGTTACCAGGGCGGGGGCGGTGCCAACGGCGCCGTGCCCGTGGACGACGTGATCGGCAAGGCCCGGATCATCGTCTTCCCGCCGGGCCGCTGGGGCGGGGTCTCGGACCACGATCCGCAGGCCGATGCCCAGCCGGTGGCACTCGGTGCCCCGGCGTGGCAGGACGGCCTGCCGCTCGGTCTCGGGTTCGCCGCCGCCGTGCCCACACTGTTCGTCGGCCGGCGGGTGAAGGCGGGCCTGGGCAAGGCGAGACGTTAG
- the rplS gene encoding 50S ribosomal protein L19 produces MNTLDALDAHSLRSDIPDFRPGDTLKVHVRVIEGNRERNQVFQGVVIRRQGGGVRETFTVRKVSFGVGVERTFPVHSPNLAEVEVFKRGDVRRAKLYYLRDLRGKKAKIKERRENRETTSAS; encoded by the coding sequence ATGAACACCCTGGACGCGCTGGACGCGCATTCCCTGCGTTCCGACATCCCGGACTTCCGCCCGGGCGACACGCTCAAGGTCCACGTCCGCGTCATCGAGGGCAACCGCGAGCGCAACCAGGTCTTCCAGGGCGTCGTGATCCGTCGCCAAGGCGGCGGCGTCCGTGAGACCTTCACCGTGCGCAAGGTTTCGTTCGGCGTGGGCGTCGAGCGCACCTTCCCGGTGCACTCGCCGAACCTGGCCGAGGTCGAGGTCTTCAAGCGCGGCGACGTGCGACGCGCGAAGCTCTACTACCTGCGCGACCTTCGCGGCAAGAAGGCGAAGATCAAGGAGCGCCGCGAGAACCGCGAGACCACCTCTGCTTCCTGA
- the trmD gene encoding tRNA (guanosine(37)-N1)-methyltransferase TrmD → MRIDVVTIFPEYLDPLRAALLGRAIDRGLIEIGVHDLREWTHDVHRAVDDAPYGGGPGMVMKPQIWGPALDEVCGPETRLVVPTPAGKPFTQELAHAYAEEKHLVFACGRYEGIDQRVVDDAARRMPVDEVSIGDYVLVGGEAAVLVIVEAVVRLLPGVLGNARSAAEDSFSDGLLEGPSYTRPEVWRDLAVPDVLRSGNHALVERWRRDQALARTALRRPDLLARLPEGSLNSRDHEVLDRLGENLG, encoded by the coding sequence ATGCGCATCGACGTCGTCACGATCTTCCCGGAGTACCTCGACCCGCTGCGCGCCGCGCTGCTGGGCCGGGCGATCGACCGCGGCCTCATCGAGATCGGCGTGCACGACCTGCGCGAGTGGACCCACGACGTCCACCGCGCGGTCGACGACGCCCCGTATGGCGGTGGCCCCGGCATGGTCATGAAGCCCCAGATCTGGGGCCCGGCGCTCGACGAGGTCTGCGGGCCGGAGACCCGGCTCGTGGTCCCGACGCCGGCGGGCAAGCCGTTCACGCAGGAGCTGGCGCACGCGTACGCCGAGGAGAAGCACCTGGTCTTCGCCTGCGGCCGCTACGAGGGCATCGACCAGCGCGTGGTCGACGACGCCGCGCGCCGCATGCCCGTGGACGAGGTGTCGATCGGCGACTACGTGCTGGTCGGCGGCGAGGCCGCGGTGCTGGTGATCGTGGAGGCCGTGGTCCGGCTGCTGCCGGGCGTGCTCGGCAACGCGCGGTCGGCGGCCGAGGACTCGTTCTCCGACGGGCTGCTCGAAGGCCCCAGCTACACCCGCCCGGAAGTGTGGCGTGACCTGGCGGTGCCGGACGTGCTGCGCTCCGGGAACCACGCGCTCGTGGAGCGCTGGCGGCGCGACCAAGCGCTGGCACGCACGGCCCTGCGACGCCCGGATCTCCTGGCCCGGTTGCCGGAGGGTAGTCTGAACAGCCGAGATCACGAGGTACTCGACCGGCTCGGCGAGAACCTCGGCTAG
- the rimM gene encoding ribosome maturation factor RimM (Essential for efficient processing of 16S rRNA) — protein sequence MDVVVGRIAKAHGIRGELAVDVRTDSPEERFAVGAVVKTQLRDGSKRDLTIAAARDHSGRLLVRFEQVLTRDVAETLRGALLLIDTAALPPTGDPDEFYDHELAGLSAELADGTVVGKVVEVVHSPAGELLELDVAGREVLVPFVRAIVPTVDVAGGRVVLDPPEGLLDEA from the coding sequence ATGGACGTCGTAGTCGGCCGCATCGCCAAGGCGCACGGCATCCGCGGGGAACTCGCGGTGGACGTGCGCACGGATTCGCCCGAAGAGCGGTTCGCCGTCGGTGCGGTCGTCAAGACGCAGCTGCGTGACGGCAGCAAGAGGGATCTCACCATCGCAGCCGCCCGCGACCACAGCGGGCGGCTGCTGGTGCGTTTCGAGCAGGTCCTCACGCGCGACGTCGCGGAGACCCTGCGCGGCGCGTTGCTGCTCATCGACACCGCCGCACTCCCGCCGACGGGCGACCCCGACGAGTTCTACGACCACGAGCTGGCCGGCCTCAGCGCCGAGCTGGCCGACGGCACGGTCGTGGGCAAGGTCGTCGAGGTCGTCCACTCGCCGGCGGGCGAGCTGCTGGAGCTCGATGTGGCCGGGCGCGAGGTGCTCGTGCCGTTCGTGCGCGCGATCGTCCCGACGGTCGACGTCGCGGGCGGGCGCGTGGTGCTGGACCCGCCCGAAGGCCTGCTGGACGAGGCCTAG
- a CDS encoding RNA-binding protein yields the protein MSFLADSLEHLVRGIVDNPDEVRVELLTTRRGRTLEVHVHPDDLGKVIGRGGRTATALRTVMGGIGGRGVRVDVVDTDR from the coding sequence GTGAGTTTTCTCGCTGACTCCCTCGAGCACCTGGTGCGCGGGATCGTCGACAACCCGGACGAGGTCCGGGTCGAGCTGCTGACCACGCGCCGTGGCCGCACGCTCGAGGTGCACGTGCACCCCGACGACCTCGGCAAGGTGATCGGCCGGGGCGGTCGCACGGCGACTGCCCTGCGCACCGTGATGGGCGGCATCGGTGGCCGCGGCGTCCGTGTGGACGTCGTCGACACCGATCGCTGA
- the rpsP gene encoding 30S ribosomal protein S16: protein MAVKIKLQRLGKIRAPYYRIIVADARTRRDGKAIETIGKYHPKEEPSLIEVDTDRAQHWLSVGAQPTEPVQRILEITGDWQKFKGLPGAEGTLKVAEPKPSKQDLFNAALAAAGEEPSAEATTPKKKSAPKKAEAEKAEAAEGEKSE from the coding sequence GTGGCCGTCAAGATCAAGCTGCAGCGCCTCGGCAAGATCCGTGCGCCGTACTACCGCATCATCGTCGCCGACGCGCGCACCCGCCGGGACGGCAAAGCCATCGAGACGATCGGCAAGTACCACCCGAAGGAAGAGCCGAGCCTGATCGAGGTCGACACCGACCGCGCCCAGCACTGGCTGTCCGTCGGTGCCCAGCCGACCGAGCCGGTCCAGCGCATCCTCGAGATCACCGGCGACTGGCAGAAGTTCAAGGGCCTGCCGGGCGCCGAGGGCACCCTGAAGGTGGCCGAGCCGAAGCCGTCCAAGCAGGACCTGTTCAACGCGGCGCTGGCCGCGGCCGGCGAGGAGCCCTCCGCCGAGGCCACCACGCCGAAGAAGAAGTCCGCCCCCAAGAAGGCCGAGGCCGAGAAGGCCGAAGCCGCTGAGGGCGAGAAGTCCGAGTGA